The segment TGTAACCCCACAACGAGGTAAAACTTGACAGCCGGACAAAGGCTGACGATGCTTTGGCACACACCAGTGCAGATGACCATCAGGCACACGTTTTGCTCCCCGCAACATGAATGCATCGCCCTGGGCACTgcccaccccacagccctgcaaGCCAGAGTcaggagaagaaacaagaaacctggggaCGTACCCATCCTCCGTTGTCCTGGATCCAGTTGTGCAGGTGCCGGTTCAGGTACTCGGTCATCCAGGTGGCGATGCTGTCCACGAGGGGAGACATCTCCCGGTTGACGCTCTCCACGCACATGACACCGCCAAACTCAAAGAAGGCCACGATCCTGCCCCAGTTAACCCCATCTCGGAAGAGCTCCTCCACCACCGCCACGAAACGGCCCCTTGCCGTGAAGGGCGTCAGGTGCAGCTGGCCAGACATTTGGGCGAAGTCCCTCTGGTAGCGTCGGGAGAACTCGTCCCCTGCTTGGCGCAGGGTGAGGTGGACAACCTGGGGTGCAGGACGCAACCCCTCGGTTGGGGGCACGTGGCTAGCAGCAGCCGAGCCGGGGGGCTCGGGGTGCGAAGACACCAGCCCAGTGTGATCAGAGGAagtcccagcagcagcaaccgcagcagcagcaggagg is part of the Cuculus canorus isolate bCucCan1 chromosome 2, bCucCan1.pri, whole genome shotgun sequence genome and harbors:
- the BCL2 gene encoding apoptosis regulator Bcl-2; the encoded protein is MAHPGRRGYDNREIVLKYIHYKLSQRGYDWAASEDRAPLPPGLSPPPAAAAVAAAGTSSDHTGLVSSHPEPPGSAAASHVPPTEGLRPAPQVVHLTLRQAGDEFSRRYQRDFAQMSGQLHLTPFTARGRFVAVVEELFRDGVNWGRIVAFFEFGGVMCVESVNREMSPLVDSIATWMTEYLNRHLHNWIQDNGGWDAFVELYGNSMRPLFDFSWISVKTILSLVLVGACITLGAYLGHK